The Plasmodium vivax chromosome 13, whole genome shotgun sequence nucleotide sequence TGAGCTCTGTGATTTGGGTGATCGGGTAGAAATCTTTTAGGTAAATTTCGAATGGGAGGCTATCCTCATCGGGGGGGCTTCCCTCATCGGAGGGGTTTCCCTCACTGGAGGGGCTTGTCTCATCTGATTCGTCACCCACACCGATGGAGGTGAGGGTCCCATACTGTTGCGCGTTTGTGTAGGCCTCCTCCTTATGCGCCGAATGGTCGTCTAACCCAAACCGAGTTGCACTTCTCGGAAGAGGGGGGGTACCATTATGATCGCTCCACTGATCGGTAGATGTGTCCTTATCGCCCATTTGGTCTGCCCTCCTCCTTAGGCTCTGTTTTTCACTGCCACTTAAGCTGACATTTTTGCTGCCACTTACACTTTGCCAGTTGTTCACATTCCCGTCATCCGATTCGAATGCAGAGCGCGATGGAGGCGTGGGTCCGCcgttcctcttcctctgcttGGTGTATCTCCTGTACCTTTTCAACGGGACAATGACAAAGTTGTAAACATTGGTCAGTCTCTCCAAGTAGTTTAGAGCAGTTATATCCTTCCTGTGGATGTAGAGCCCATCATATATCaaataaacaattttattttcttcaactccttttttttggttaaaaATTGTGTCCTCCACTAATTCCCCATCGAGCAGTGTCAACTGCTGCTTGGCGTGCAAGTCGTCATGTGTAGGGATGTGCATATCATTTTTGAAGATGTCATAATTCCTATCAATTAGGAAAGTCGTGTTCGAggcaataaataaaaagtaccTCACTCCGTCCGTCTTTTCGCATATTAAATAATCCTTGCTAAACAGATTGCGGATGTTGTGTTTTGTTAGCGACACGGGGTTGCTTCCTGGGAACCCCTTGCGCTTCCATTTTAGCATCTCATTTATTTTCGAGCGgattttctccttcaggaATTCATTTTCGATTTTCTCCCCCGGGTGGTAAATATCCCTGATCATTATGCAGCGGGGGAGaggcggaaaaaagggagggagagaaaaaaacgcggaaaaactaaaaaaaacagaaaaaacgaaggaacgaaaaaaaaggtcaccAATTAGGCTACTTTACATACAACTTTGCAAATTGCGAAGTGTTCGTCgacttcttcccttttttttttttttcttccaatattttatgtattttcgCTCCACTCGGGGAACCCGATTTGGTATTCGTCCCATCTAATCGAATGGTGGACTCGTTCTTCTCCCCGCCgcagtattttttttttttttttaagccaCTATCATCCCATTTGAACTAATAATTGGCTGCACGGATACTCTTGGGAAAACCCCCCTCTTTGGCAATTTAAGCGAATGGTTTGAACCCTTTCAGCGATGTATTTTTAAGTGGctagaaaaattattccccTAGAGTTGCAGTGTGTTCGTACATGGGTTCGCCGGCGGGGAGAGATACACTCACAACTCACGCGGTGCCTGAAGTTATATCAGTGTGTTCCAACTGGGGAGAGGGCCCCCCCCcggtgcttctccccttcgggCTAATTTCTCATCCGTGTAGGTTTACCCCACTGCTGCCATGCTACACCTACGCTGCTCGGAATGGTGCCTCTAGGTACtctcataaataaaaagtttgcCCCCTTCTCCTGAAGGCTTACCATCATCattatcattataattatcttttttttttttttttttttttcatattgaCTCGCTTAACATGTGCACTCAGTGCGCTGCCTTCTTTTGTAGATTTGccgtttttcccatttcgtgGATCCCCTACCGAAGTGTTACTTCCCTCATTGGTGTACACGTTTACCCCCCTTGGTATGTTAAGGCGGTGTACGCATCATCGGCTGTGTAATCGCAGGGTGTGCATTTCCGCCATCATATTTGAGCATACCTGgggaaatattttgtatGTATAGAGGTGGAACGACACAATTTTGGCGCGAGGGGTAATGCCTCCCTTTTGTGGTTCACCGCAGTGCCCTGCGGGCGggttcgtttgttcgttaGTTCGTTAGTTGCGTTGATGCATGCTCGTTTGATCTGCTCTCCTCTGGTTTGAAGCGAACTCCCCTTGACGCAGCGTTGTGTTGGCTGCCCTTCAGCTTGTATGCGCACCCCGTTTCGCCGCCCATGCAGGTACCCCCACGGGGCGCTGTTCATTGTGGGAACGATGCAGTGTGCACATAGCAAGTCCACTGGAAGGGATCCAAATGCCCGGTGTTCCTTCCATCGCGCGGTcacttcacaaaatggagaagctgTTTAATGGCAACATTATCACCACAGTTGGGGGGTAAATAAATTCGAGTTGCTCATTTGTGCATTTAACTGGTACATTTAACTGGCACATTTAactggtacatttttttgtttgcgcTGTTATCCCCCTTATGAGCACATGCCAAATTAAGGATAAAAGGGAAACGTGTGgccatccccttttttttggccctccAACCTGTTCACTCTGCTGGGAGGCGGTATTGCCCTGCGGGGGACGCGAACAAGTGTAGAGATCCGAGGGGGAAAAGCGAATGGCTTCTCTCCCCGTTGCTGCTCCAGATTGAGGCTAAGGCGGAAGACCATTTACGAACGCGGTTAAGCATATCCGCATGCGCAACTTCGTGGGGCAGTATGCACCTCGCAAACGCGCCAGGCCACAAATGGCGCCTGCgggggaagggcaaaaaGAAGGCAGCAAAGTGAGcgcggcaaaagggggggtcaacaaaaaaatatactcacatgtatatatgtgcatacagGTATATAtctgcacatgtgtacacgTATGCGCacgggagaagcaaaacgggggggaagcggaacaGGGGCACcacccctttattttttcagttcCACCCGCTCAAACGTTTTCCACCCCAACGAAAaggcgcgaaaaaaaggaaaaggaaaaaacagaaaagtggcgaaaaaaatacacgGAAAagtgtcaaaaaaaaatgcaaaaaaaaaaaaaaataaaatatgacaataaagcaaaaaagtaaaatgacaaaaaaagtaaaatatggaaaaaaatgccaaaaaaaaaataacccttTTGTGTAATCCGAATTGGGCGTTTTATTCGCCAAACCATCCTTTTCGTTATCCCCCCATTTAcgctttttccccatttctgCACATGTTAAGTGTTTACGTTTTTATAAGCTTTAGCAAATGCGTATTTCAAGCGGATGGTTAACTTCCCCTCATGAGGGTATACACTTCCCCTATTCGCATTCCGTACGTACGCGGTATGCGCATGTAACAGCATGTGTACCAATGTAAACACGCTGAGATGCCTGCCCGTGTGCTTAAGCGTACGCGTTGCTCTTATCTGTCCCTTCAAACAGTTGCATAGGCGCGATTACGCTGCGCGGCTGTGTCCCTCATGTAGGGGTTGACCAATTTGAACATTTTGTGCACGACTCAGGGGGggatttatttatttatttacttatttttttttttttttttttcacccttcCATCAGCCTGCTTCTCGTTGGGCGTGCCCCCTTATCATTATCCTCATCGCTATTTTTATCTGTACCAGTTGGGTGACGAATGTTCCGGCGTCCACCAGtcgtctcctttttttaaaaacctgTCATGGGCGTCTGCGTGTGATCGATACATGCATGGGCACATCGCCGCGAATTTTATTCATCACCATAATGCGTACTCCCGTGAGTACCTATTTTGTGTGCGATTTTTTCTGTACCTTTGTCATTTGTTTATGCGTGAATCGAAATTACAACATCCCATCTGGGGTTCCACCTCCCCGCACTTGatgcaattttgtaaatcttcccatttgtatattattcTCCCACATAAGAGATCCATAAATGGGTTTTTTACCAAACTGTAAAGGGGGGTTGACTTGAATATGCTTTACTGGGAATGGCAAGTCCTCTTCCAAGTGGCCTGTCGCTATATTCCCGGACGCTGCATAATTTCGCC carries:
- a CDS encoding mRNA capping enzyme, putative (encoded by transcript PVX_085720A), with the protein product MIRDIYHPGEKIENEFLKEKIRSKINEMLKWKRKGFPGSNPVSLTKHNIRNLFSKDYLICEKTDGVRYFLFIASNTTFLIDRNYDIFKNDMHIPTHDDLHAKQQLTLLDGELVEDTIFNQKKGVEENKIVYLIYDGLYIHRKDITALNYLERLTNVYNFVIVPLKRYRRYTKQRKRNGGPTPPSRSAFESDDGNVNNWQSVSGSKNVSLSGSEKQSLRRRADQMGDKDTSTDQWSDHNGTPPLPRSATRFGLDDHSAHKEEAYTNAQQYGTLTSIGVGDESDETSPSSEGNPSDEGSPPDEDSLPFEIYLKDFYPITQITELIQTIKKLPHASDGIIFTPLNYPYRTGNFFELLKWKPLNLNTVDFGIETIYDQHNIPEKFELFISIRGVRTSYRTYLAEYGDVYKELLTLALNNKISHYIIECYYVARHIFSTFKNENGKEERIEGGWIAQKIRFDKNIPNDISTLNKVIQSILDNITIDSLIKEVSRNRPGKRAGGAGMK